In Simplicispira sp. 125, one DNA window encodes the following:
- a CDS encoding LysR substrate-binding domain-containing protein: MRKDIPSLGVLQAFEASARLQSFSRAAQELALTPSAVSRHVAALEDRLGVTLFVRARQRLALTDTGRSYAARIRLHLEQIERDTQEIRVGRDEGYVLHLAVVSTFCTQWLIPCLPQFAALHPRITLNLSVRSEVFAFDESGFDAAIYYGDRLWPDTQGGMVLPEGPCVPVCSPQYAAAHALHDEQAWLHCPHLTLASRAHAWRGWYAERGWHYTLHASRGPRYELFSMVMAAAAAGLGVGLVPQLLAQEALDSGRLVQAHPQVLAGEQGYWFVQPQHRPGPEALQMFRDWLLALV; this comes from the coding sequence ATGCGGAAAGACATCCCCAGCCTGGGCGTCCTCCAGGCTTTCGAGGCCTCGGCACGGCTGCAAAGCTTCTCGCGTGCGGCCCAAGAGCTGGCCCTGACGCCCAGCGCCGTGAGCCGCCATGTCGCCGCGCTGGAAGATCGGCTGGGTGTGACCTTGTTCGTGCGGGCGCGCCAGCGCCTGGCCCTGACGGACACAGGCCGCAGCTATGCGGCGCGCATACGCCTGCATCTGGAGCAGATCGAGCGCGACACGCAGGAGATCCGGGTGGGGCGTGATGAAGGCTATGTGCTGCACCTGGCGGTGGTGTCCACCTTCTGCACACAGTGGCTCATTCCGTGCCTGCCGCAGTTTGCGGCGCTGCACCCGCGCATCACGCTCAACCTCTCGGTGCGCTCCGAGGTGTTCGCTTTTGACGAGAGCGGTTTTGATGCCGCCATTTACTACGGCGACCGGCTCTGGCCCGACACGCAGGGCGGCATGGTGTTGCCCGAGGGACCGTGCGTGCCCGTGTGCAGCCCGCAGTATGCCGCCGCGCACGCCCTGCACGACGAGCAGGCCTGGCTGCACTGTCCGCACCTCACGCTGGCCTCGCGCGCCCATGCCTGGCGCGGCTGGTATGCCGAGCGTGGCTGGCACTACACCTTGCACGCCTCGCGCGGGCCACGCTATGAGTTGTTTTCCATGGTGATGGCCGCTGCCGCCGCAGGCCTGGGCGTAGGCCTGGTGCCGCAGTTGCTGGCGCAGGAGGCGCTGGACAGTGGGCGCCTGGTGCAGGCGCACCCGCAGGTGCTTGCGGGCGAACAGGGCTACTGGTTCGTGCAGCCGCAGCACCGGCCGGGGCCCGAGGCGCTGCAAATGTTCCGGGACTGGCTGTTGGCGCTGGTTTGA
- a CDS encoding LrgB family protein, whose translation MTDFVQLWVYLSSTPLFGLNATLVVYVLALAFYTRMGQAPWANPVLWSMVVLGLGLLATGTAYPTYFAGAQFIHFLLGPAVVALAWPLWERRAELRVRWGRFTLASVVGGAAAAGSAVGLAWALGLPLEIVLSLAPKSVTAPVAMGIADKIGGNASLAAVFAVVTGLVGALSGKTLFTLLGIGTDATGWMARGFAMGTAAHGIGAARALQVHQDAGAWAALALGLQVVTASLLIPLIAGWF comes from the coding sequence ATGACGGACTTCGTGCAACTGTGGGTGTACCTCTCGTCCACACCGCTGTTCGGGCTCAACGCCACGCTGGTGGTCTATGTGCTGGCATTGGCGTTTTACACGCGCATGGGGCAGGCGCCCTGGGCCAACCCAGTGCTGTGGTCCATGGTGGTGCTGGGCCTGGGTTTGCTGGCCACGGGCACGGCCTACCCCACCTACTTTGCCGGGGCACAGTTCATCCACTTCCTGCTCGGGCCCGCCGTGGTGGCGCTGGCCTGGCCGCTGTGGGAGCGGCGCGCCGAACTGCGCGTACGCTGGGGGCGCTTTACGCTGGCCTCGGTGGTCGGCGGCGCGGCCGCGGCAGGCAGCGCCGTGGGCCTGGCCTGGGCACTGGGACTGCCCCTGGAAATCGTGCTGTCGCTGGCGCCCAAGTCGGTCACGGCCCCCGTGGCCATGGGCATTGCCGACAAGATTGGCGGCAATGCATCCCTGGCCGCAGTTTTTGCCGTAGTGACGGGGCTGGTTGGCGCACTCAGCGGCAAAACCCTGTTTACCTTGCTGGGCATCGGTACCGACGCCACCGGCTGGATGGCCCGTGGCTTTGCCATGGGCACGGCCGCCCACGGCATTGGCGCCGCACGGGCGCTGCAGGTGCACCAGGATGCTGGCGCCTGGGCCGCGCTGGCGCTGGGGCTGCAGGTGGTGACAGCGTCGCTGCTGATCCCGCTGATCGCGGGTTGGTTCTGA
- a CDS encoding CidA/LrgA family protein produces the protein MQVLQGLAILLTLQSVGEALSRLLHLPYPGPVIGMVLLLGALRWPAVQQRVQTVARFLLAHLSLLFVPVGVGVISQLGLLAEHGWRLLVVIVVSTWIGLAVTALVLRQLMRQAPPSGDRE, from the coding sequence ATGCAAGTGCTCCAGGGGCTGGCCATCCTGCTCACGCTGCAGTCGGTGGGCGAGGCTCTGTCGCGGCTGCTGCACCTGCCCTACCCCGGCCCGGTGATTGGCATGGTGCTGCTGCTGGGCGCACTGCGCTGGCCTGCGGTGCAGCAGCGTGTGCAAACCGTGGCCCGCTTTTTACTGGCCCACCTGTCACTGCTGTTTGTACCCGTGGGCGTGGGCGTCATTTCCCAGCTCGGGCTGCTGGCTGAGCACGGGTGGCGGCTGCTGGTGGTGATCGTGGTGTCCACGTGGATCGGCCTGGCTGTTACGGCGCTGGTGCTACGACAGCTGATGCGCCAGGCTCCACCATCGGGAGACAGGGAATGA
- a CDS encoding FAD-linked oxidase C-terminal domain-containing protein, translating into MNSASPAITATPSERAARQTAVVQALLQHLPAHALLWHSEDTTPYECDGLTAYRQRPLVVCLPETTAQVQAVLQACHRLGVPVVARGAGTGLSGGALPHAMGVTLSLAKFNQILSLDPVSRTARVQCGVRNLAISEAAAPYGLYYAPDPSSQIACTIGGNVAENSGGVHCLKYGLTVHNVLQVRGFTAEGEAVTFGSEALDAPGYDLLAAVIGSEGMLAVTTEVTVKLVPKPLLARCIMASFDDVRKAGDAVAAVIAAGIIPAGLEMMDKPMTAAVEDFVHAGYDLTAEAILLCESDGTPEEVEEEIGRMSAVLQAAGATALTVSTSEAERLRFWSGRKNAFPASGRISPDYMCMDSTIPRRRLADILLAIQDMEKKYGLRCANVFHAGDGNLHPLILFDANDADQLHRCEQFGAEIMETSVAMGGTITGEHGVGVEKLGTMCVQFTAEELAQMSSVKHAFDPQGLLNPGKVIPTLNRCAEYGKMLVRGGQISHPDLPRF; encoded by the coding sequence ATGAACTCTGCCAGCCCCGCAATCACGGCAACACCCTCCGAGCGCGCCGCGCGCCAGACCGCGGTGGTGCAAGCCCTGCTGCAGCACCTACCCGCGCACGCACTGCTGTGGCATTCCGAAGACACCACGCCCTACGAGTGCGACGGCCTGACCGCCTACCGCCAGCGTCCGCTGGTCGTTTGCCTGCCCGAAACCACGGCGCAGGTACAGGCGGTGCTGCAGGCCTGCCACCGCCTGGGGGTGCCCGTGGTGGCGCGCGGCGCCGGCACCGGCCTGTCGGGAGGCGCCCTGCCCCACGCGATGGGCGTGACGCTTTCACTCGCCAAATTCAACCAGATCTTGTCGTTAGACCCCGTCAGCCGCACCGCCCGCGTGCAGTGCGGCGTGCGCAACCTGGCCATCAGCGAAGCAGCCGCGCCCTATGGCCTGTACTACGCGCCCGACCCCAGCAGCCAGATCGCCTGCACCATCGGCGGCAACGTGGCCGAGAACTCGGGCGGCGTGCACTGCCTGAAATACGGCCTGACGGTGCACAACGTGCTGCAGGTGCGCGGCTTCACTGCCGAGGGCGAGGCAGTCACCTTTGGCAGCGAGGCGCTCGACGCACCCGGCTACGACCTGCTGGCCGCCGTGATCGGCAGCGAGGGCATGCTGGCCGTCACCACCGAAGTGACCGTCAAGCTGGTTCCAAAGCCCCTGCTTGCGCGTTGCATCATGGCCAGCTTCGATGATGTGCGCAAAGCCGGTGACGCCGTGGCAGCAGTGATCGCCGCCGGCATCATCCCGGCGGGCCTGGAGATGATGGACAAGCCCATGACCGCCGCCGTGGAAGACTTTGTGCATGCGGGCTACGACCTCACGGCCGAGGCCATACTGTTGTGTGAGAGCGACGGCACACCCGAAGAGGTGGAGGAGGAAATCGGACGCATGAGCGCGGTGCTGCAGGCTGCAGGCGCCACCGCGCTGACCGTGAGCACCAGCGAAGCCGAGCGCCTGCGTTTTTGGAGCGGGCGCAAAAACGCCTTCCCCGCCAGCGGCCGCATCAGCCCCGACTACATGTGCATGGACTCTACCATTCCACGCCGACGCCTGGCCGACATCCTGCTGGCCATCCAGGACATGGAGAAGAAGTACGGCCTGCGCTGCGCCAACGTGTTCCATGCGGGTGATGGCAACCTGCACCCGCTGATCCTGTTCGATGCCAACGACGCCGACCAGCTGCACCGCTGTGAGCAGTTCGGCGCCGAGATCATGGAAACCAGTGTGGCCATGGGCGGCACCATCACGGGCGAGCACGGTGTGGGCGTGGAAAAGCTGGGCACCATGTGCGTGCAGTTCACCGCCGAGGAACTGGCACAGATGTCCAGCGTCAAGCACGCCTTCGATCCGCAGGGCTTGCTCAACCCGGGCAAGGTCATTCCCACGCTGAACCGCTGCGCCGAGTACGGCAAGATGCTGGTGCGCGGCGGGCAGATCAGCCACCCCGACCTGCCCCGCTTTTAA
- the phhA gene encoding phenylalanine 4-monooxygenase yields the protein MAVEPAVYGASERPPRGDYARAGADYTCAQDYTRYTRADHDTYRRLYERQSALLPGLASEAFIAALPSLGAREQIPRFEDINERLHRATGWEIVAVPGLIPEVPFFTLLANRKFPVTDWIRTPQEFDYIVEPDIFHDLFGHVPLLFNPVFADYVQRYGQGGLKAHGLGACEMLSRLYWYTIEFGLIREAGGLRAYGAGILSSSGELPYAVQSPEPQRLPLQLERTMRTRYKIDTYQQTYFVIDSFQQLFDMTAADFAPLYERLRGQPEFAAQA from the coding sequence ATGGCCGTCGAACCCGCCGTCTATGGCGCCAGCGAACGCCCGCCGCGCGGCGACTATGCCCGCGCGGGCGCCGACTACACCTGCGCCCAGGACTACACCCGCTACACCCGCGCCGACCACGACACCTACCGGCGCCTGTACGAACGCCAGAGCGCGTTGCTGCCAGGCCTGGCGAGCGAAGCCTTTATCGCGGCCCTGCCCTCACTGGGCGCACGCGAACAGATTCCGCGTTTTGAAGACATCAACGAGCGCCTGCACCGTGCCACCGGCTGGGAAATTGTGGCCGTCCCGGGGCTGATCCCCGAAGTGCCCTTCTTCACGCTGCTGGCGAACCGCAAGTTCCCGGTGACCGACTGGATCCGCACGCCCCAGGAGTTCGACTACATCGTCGAGCCCGACATCTTCCACGACCTGTTCGGCCATGTGCCGCTGCTGTTCAACCCGGTGTTCGCCGACTATGTGCAGCGCTACGGCCAGGGCGGCCTCAAGGCCCACGGCCTGGGCGCCTGCGAGATGCTCTCGCGCCTGTACTGGTACACCATCGAATTCGGCCTGATCCGCGAGGCTGGCGGCCTGCGGGCCTACGGGGCCGGTATTCTGAGCTCCTCGGGCGAGCTGCCGTACGCCGTACAAAGCCCGGAACCGCAGCGCCTGCCACTGCAACTGGAGCGCACCATGCGCACGCGCTACAAGATCGACACCTACCAGCAGACCTACTTTGTCATCGACAGCTTCCAGCAACTGTTCGATATGACGGCTGCTGACTTTGCCCCGCTGTACGAGCGCCTGCGCGGTCAGCCGGAGTTTGCGGCGCAAGCCTAG
- the hppD gene encoding 4-hydroxyphenylpyruvate dioxygenase, with protein MNAALSGHALAPTDAWDNPMGTDGFEFIEYAAPDPAAMGRSFEAMGFKPVARHRHKNVLLYRQGTINFLINAEPDSFAQRFARQHGPSVCAIAFRVHDAKAAYERAVSLGAWGYAGKAGPGELNIPAIKGIGDSLIYFVDRWRGKGGAQPGDIGNIGFFDVDFEALPGVSAQEALHPFGHGLTYIDHLTHNVHRGRMGEWADFYERLFNFREVKYFDIEGQVTGVKSKAMTSPCGKIRIPINEEGKENPGQIQEYLDMYNGEGIQHIAMGSDDLYKTVDALRTSGVRLLDTIDTYYELVDKRIPGHGEPLEELHKRKILIDGKKDALLLQIFSENQLGPIFFEFIQRKGDDGFGNGNFKALFESIELDQIRRGVLKAPK; from the coding sequence ATGAACGCAGCACTTTCGGGGCATGCCCTGGCGCCCACCGATGCCTGGGACAACCCCATGGGCACCGATGGCTTCGAATTCATCGAATACGCCGCGCCCGATCCCGCAGCCATGGGCCGCTCGTTTGAAGCCATGGGCTTCAAGCCCGTGGCGCGCCACCGCCACAAGAACGTGCTGCTGTACCGCCAGGGCACGATCAATTTCCTCATCAACGCCGAACCCGACAGCTTTGCGCAGCGCTTTGCACGCCAACACGGCCCCAGCGTGTGTGCGATTGCCTTCCGGGTGCATGACGCCAAGGCCGCCTACGAGCGCGCCGTGTCGCTGGGCGCCTGGGGCTACGCCGGCAAGGCAGGCCCGGGCGAGCTGAACATCCCGGCCATCAAGGGCATTGGCGACAGCCTGATCTACTTTGTGGACCGCTGGCGCGGCAAGGGCGGTGCACAGCCCGGCGACATCGGCAACATCGGCTTCTTCGACGTCGATTTCGAGGCCCTGCCCGGCGTGAGCGCGCAGGAAGCGCTGCACCCCTTTGGCCATGGGCTGACCTACATCGACCACCTCACGCACAACGTGCACCGGGGCCGCATGGGCGAGTGGGCTGACTTCTACGAGCGCCTGTTCAATTTCCGCGAGGTGAAGTACTTCGACATCGAAGGCCAGGTCACCGGCGTCAAGAGCAAGGCCATGACCAGCCCCTGCGGCAAGATTCGCATTCCCATCAACGAGGAAGGCAAGGAGAACCCCGGCCAGATCCAGGAATACCTGGACATGTACAACGGCGAGGGCATTCAGCACATTGCCATGGGTTCGGACGATCTCTACAAAACCGTGGACGCGCTGCGCACCAGCGGCGTGCGCCTGCTCGACACCATCGACACCTATTACGAACTGGTGGACAAGCGCATCCCCGGCCACGGCGAGCCGCTCGAAGAACTGCACAAACGCAAGATCCTGATCGACGGCAAAAAAGACGCGCTGCTGCTGCAAATTTTCAGCGAAAACCAGCTCGGCCCGATCTTCTTCGAGTTCATCCAGCGCAAGGGCGACGACGGCTTCGGCAACGGCAACTTCAAGGCGCTGTTCGAGAGCATCGAGCTCGACCAGATCCGCCGTGGTGTGCTCAAGGCGCCGAAATAA
- a CDS encoding lipase secretion chaperone has translation MKKRIGARTLAVCALVGAGAVGWLALSNGSPLSTSAPGSSSSARAPSAPGAQVASTSYAAAGHGRTSGSTAADPLLTPGLRYALEALLMAAGEMSDPQRLKQRLEALVGQHFPPELATRALALAHRYVDYRVALGQLRPPSDQTDPQALRTVMAERQRVRLQYFDGDEFDALFAQDLALDEYMLARLEIERNSALTPEQKRSALQEAEQGLDPALRAQRAEAVAHEGVAQQTAAFNAQGVDERTRHAQRSAEYGPEAAQRLAQLDREQGDWNARLDQYQQAMASTQDPTRLAPLRSRLFSPEEQLRVEAALAARALPSPH, from the coding sequence GTGAAAAAACGCATAGGCGCACGAACGCTGGCCGTCTGCGCCCTTGTGGGCGCGGGTGCTGTCGGGTGGCTGGCGCTGTCCAATGGCAGCCCACTCTCCACCAGCGCACCGGGCAGTAGCTCCAGCGCCCGTGCGCCATCGGCGCCCGGTGCGCAAGTCGCCTCAACTTCGTATGCCGCCGCCGGGCACGGCCGCACCTCTGGCTCCACGGCCGCCGACCCATTGCTGACACCTGGACTGCGCTACGCACTGGAAGCACTGCTGATGGCCGCCGGAGAAATGTCCGACCCACAGCGACTCAAGCAGCGCCTTGAAGCCCTGGTAGGCCAGCATTTCCCCCCAGAACTTGCCACCCGTGCCCTGGCCCTGGCACACCGCTATGTGGATTACCGCGTAGCCCTCGGTCAGTTGCGCCCCCCGTCCGACCAGACCGACCCGCAAGCACTGCGCACCGTAATGGCCGAGCGGCAAAGGGTGCGACTGCAGTATTTCGACGGTGACGAATTCGACGCCCTTTTTGCCCAGGATCTGGCCCTGGACGAATACATGCTGGCGCGGCTCGAAATCGAGCGCAACAGCGCACTGACCCCGGAACAAAAGCGCAGCGCCTTGCAAGAGGCCGAACAGGGACTGGACCCTGCCTTGCGCGCGCAGCGCGCCGAAGCTGTGGCCCACGAGGGCGTGGCGCAGCAGACCGCCGCCTTCAATGCCCAGGGCGTGGACGAACGCACACGCCATGCGCAGCGCAGCGCCGAGTACGGCCCCGAGGCTGCCCAGCGCCTGGCCCAGCTCGACCGCGAACAAGGGGACTGGAACGCCCGCCTGGACCAGTACCAGCAGGCCATGGCCAGCACACAGGACCCGACACGCCTCGCCCCCCTGCGATCCCGGCTTTTTTCTCCCGAAGAACAGTTGCGCGTCGAAGCGGCCCTGGCCGCACGGGCGCTACCCTCCCCACACTAG
- a CDS encoding triacylglycerol lipase translates to MTGFFRRLLRGLAFAATALALLPLQSAHAAGSYTQTRYPIVLVHGLFGFDSALGVDYFYGIPGALRSDGAKVYVAQVSAANSTEVRGEQLLAQVKNILALTGAAKVNLMGHSHGGPTARYVAGVAPQLVASVTSIGGVNRGSRVADILRGVAPAGSVSETLANGAASALVSLINITSGGTGLPQMPVAALDSLTTAGSAKFNQRFSAGVPTSGCGNGAELVNGVRYYSWTGTQPVTNIFDLSDGALGVLGLVFGEANDGLVSACSSRLGKHLGDYRQNHLDEVNQLLGLRDWFSTDPVTLYRQQANRLKTAGL, encoded by the coding sequence ATGACCGGTTTCTTTCGCCGCCTGCTGCGCGGCCTGGCTTTTGCTGCCACAGCACTAGCCCTGCTCCCCCTGCAAAGCGCCCATGCGGCGGGCAGCTACACGCAAACGCGCTACCCCATCGTGCTGGTGCACGGGCTGTTCGGGTTTGACTCAGCGCTGGGCGTGGACTACTTCTACGGCATTCCTGGCGCCCTGCGCAGCGACGGTGCCAAGGTCTATGTGGCCCAGGTGTCGGCCGCCAACAGTACCGAGGTACGCGGCGAACAGCTGCTCGCCCAGGTGAAGAACATCCTGGCCCTCACGGGGGCCGCCAAGGTCAACCTGATGGGCCACTCGCATGGCGGCCCCACCGCCCGCTACGTGGCGGGCGTCGCACCGCAGCTGGTGGCCTCGGTCACCTCCATCGGCGGTGTCAACCGCGGCTCGCGCGTCGCCGACATCCTGCGCGGCGTGGCTCCGGCAGGCTCCGTCAGCGAAACCTTGGCCAATGGCGCAGCCTCGGCGCTGGTGTCTCTGATCAACATCACCTCGGGCGGCACGGGCCTGCCACAAATGCCAGTGGCTGCACTGGACTCGCTCACCACGGCGGGGTCTGCCAAGTTCAACCAGCGCTTTAGCGCAGGCGTGCCCACCAGCGGCTGCGGCAATGGCGCTGAACTGGTGAATGGCGTGCGCTACTACTCGTGGACCGGCACCCAGCCCGTCACCAATATTTTCGACCTGAGCGACGGCGCTCTGGGCGTGCTCGGCCTGGTGTTTGGCGAGGCCAATGACGGCCTGGTCTCGGCCTGCTCTTCGCGCCTGGGCAAGCACCTGGGTGATTATCGCCAGAACCACCTGGACGAAGTGAACCAGTTGCTCGGCCTGCGCGACTGGTTCTCCACCGACCCCGTCACCCTGTACCGCCAGCAGGCCAATCGCCTCAAAACCGCCGGTCTGTGA
- a CDS encoding Lrp/AsnC family transcriptional regulator, protein MRVNDALDKLDRAILRCLQHNGRETYDVIGAQVGLSPSAVLRRVKRLEDSGVIDRYVALVKPEAVGLGLTAYLNVRLEKHTETHKRNPMDLFRASVQTWPEVVECASLTGEMDYLLRVVVADMAHYSRFIMDTLLKHPSVQDCKTSFVLDRVKATTAVPV, encoded by the coding sequence ATGAGAGTCAATGACGCATTAGATAAGCTGGATCGGGCAATATTGCGCTGTTTACAGCACAACGGGCGCGAAACCTACGACGTGATCGGGGCGCAGGTAGGCCTGTCGCCCAGTGCGGTGCTGCGCCGCGTCAAGCGGCTGGAAGACAGCGGCGTGATCGATCGCTATGTCGCCCTGGTCAAGCCCGAAGCCGTGGGGCTGGGCCTGACGGCCTACCTCAACGTGCGCCTCGAAAAGCACACCGAGACACACAAGCGCAACCCCATGGACTTGTTTCGCGCGAGTGTTCAGACTTGGCCCGAGGTGGTCGAGTGCGCGTCGCTGACGGGTGAGATGGATTACCTGCTGCGCGTAGTGGTGGCCGACATGGCGCACTACAGCCGCTTCATCATGGACACACTGCTAAAGCACCCCAGCGTGCAAGACTGCAAAACCAGCTTTGTGCTCGACCGAGTGAAGGCCACCACGGCCGTTCCGGTGTGA
- a CDS encoding GNAT family N-acetyltransferase, with translation MTEIKDWLKASLDAGSSLLRPASERKIGDTKAPLMVPIRSLGPSYRERIAAHLLALEPADRYLRFGYAASDDQIRRYADQLNFDRDDIFGIYNRRLELIAMAHLAYTTMPGHQNCAEFGVSVLKSARGRGYGARLFERAVMHARNEGVSMVFIHALSENAAMLKIARNAGAVVQRDGTESEAFLQLPPANLDTRMTEMVEQQYAEVDYQIKRQAKQFWDFLAGMQRAHETE, from the coding sequence ATGACTGAAATCAAAGACTGGCTCAAAGCTTCCTTGGATGCAGGTTCCAGCCTGTTGCGCCCGGCGAGCGAACGCAAAATTGGCGACACCAAGGCCCCTTTGATGGTGCCCATCCGGTCTTTGGGTCCCAGCTACCGAGAGCGCATTGCGGCGCACTTGCTGGCGTTGGAGCCGGCAGATCGCTATTTGCGCTTTGGCTATGCGGCGAGCGACGATCAGATCCGCCGGTATGCCGACCAGCTCAACTTCGATCGCGATGACATCTTCGGTATCTACAACCGGCGCTTGGAACTCATCGCCATGGCACACCTGGCCTACACCACGATGCCGGGGCACCAGAACTGCGCGGAATTCGGAGTCTCCGTGCTGAAGTCAGCCCGCGGACGTGGCTATGGTGCGCGCCTGTTTGAGCGGGCCGTGATGCATGCGCGCAATGAAGGCGTGAGCATGGTGTTCATCCATGCGTTGTCTGAAAATGCCGCGATGCTCAAGATCGCACGCAACGCCGGTGCGGTGGTGCAGCGCGATGGCACCGAGTCTGAAGCATTCCTGCAACTGCCCCCCGCCAACCTCGATACACGCATGACCGAGATGGTGGAACAGCAGTACGCCGAGGTGGACTACCAGATCAAGCGCCAGGCCAAGCAGTTCTGGGACTTTCTGGCGGGCATGCAACGGGCGCACGAAACCGAGTGA
- a CDS encoding CBS domain-containing protein, with protein MSDPHPARAPEKEDKRTFLQKVVEFIHPGPDSPEELIEALADAENNDVIGADSRVMLERVIRMADRTAGDVMVAAPRMDVVNIDAPYDELLKTIINTAHSRFPVYQGERENIIGILMAKDLLKLQRSPTLNIRALLRPAVFVPETKGLHDLLREFRGNRNHLAVVIDEFGRVAGLVTIEDVLEEIVGEIEDEFDIPEDEGDIFGLADHTYRVSGDTPVERVAEAFGAQITCSDPDESFDTIGGLIAHEMGHVPKRGEEAVLWGLVFVVLHTKGGAVRWFKVSPADQDTAALA; from the coding sequence GTGTCAGACCCCCACCCCGCGCGCGCGCCTGAAAAGGAAGACAAGCGCACATTCCTGCAGAAGGTGGTTGAGTTCATCCACCCTGGCCCGGATTCTCCCGAAGAACTGATAGAAGCCCTGGCCGACGCCGAAAACAACGATGTGATCGGCGCCGATTCGCGCGTGATGCTCGAGCGTGTGATCCGTATGGCCGATCGCACGGCCGGGGATGTGATGGTGGCTGCACCCCGCATGGACGTCGTGAACATCGACGCACCTTACGACGAACTGCTCAAGACCATCATCAACACGGCGCATTCGCGCTTTCCGGTGTACCAGGGCGAGCGTGAGAACATCATCGGCATTCTCATGGCCAAAGACTTGCTCAAGCTGCAGCGGTCGCCCACTTTGAACATCCGTGCGTTGCTGCGTCCTGCAGTCTTCGTGCCCGAGACCAAGGGCCTGCACGATCTGCTCCGGGAATTCCGTGGCAACCGCAACCATCTGGCTGTGGTGATTGACGAGTTTGGCCGTGTGGCCGGCCTGGTCACCATCGAGGACGTGCTCGAAGAGATCGTGGGTGAGATCGAAGACGAATTCGACATTCCTGAAGACGAGGGCGATATTTTCGGCCTGGCCGACCACACCTATCGCGTGAGTGGCGACACGCCCGTGGAGCGCGTGGCCGAGGCCTTTGGCGCGCAGATCACCTGCAGCGATCCGGACGAAAGCTTTGACACCATTGGCGGCCTGATCGCCCACGAAATGGGCCATGTGCCCAAGCGCGGTGAAGAGGCCGTGCTGTGGGGGCTGGTCTTCGTCGTGCTGCATACCAAGGGCGGGGCTGTGCGCTGGTTCAAGGTGTCACCGGCAGACCAGGATACGGCGGCGCTCGCCTGA